The proteins below come from a single Iocasia fonsfrigidae genomic window:
- the sigH gene encoding RNA polymerase sporulation sigma factor SigH: protein MQGNIQQEIEYEDYSKMNDEELIDLVQDGDRLAEETLIKRYKNFVLAKSRSYFLVGADREDIVQEGMIGLFKAIRDYKVERLASFRAFAELCITRQIITAIKAATRQKHQPLNSYVSLNRPIYDEESDRTLLDVLKGGKLTNPEELIISYETYNLIENQISEMLSQLELDVLQEYLEGKSYQSIADALDKHVKSVDNALQRVKRKLEMFLEKHNI from the coding sequence TTGCAGGGGAATATTCAGCAGGAAATCGAATATGAAGATTATTCCAAAATGAATGATGAAGAACTAATTGATCTAGTACAGGATGGAGATAGACTTGCAGAAGAGACTTTGATAAAGAGGTATAAAAACTTTGTCCTGGCTAAGTCGCGGTCATATTTTTTAGTAGGTGCTGACAGGGAAGATATAGTTCAGGAAGGTATGATTGGGTTATTTAAGGCTATACGTGATTATAAAGTTGAGAGGTTGGCTTCTTTTAGGGCTTTTGCTGAACTATGTATTACTAGACAGATTATCACAGCGATCAAAGCAGCTACTAGGCAGAAACACCAACCCTTAAATTCATATGTATCTTTAAATAGACCAATTTATGATGAAGAATCTGATCGAACCCTGTTAGATGTTTTAAAAGGTGGCAAATTAACTAATCCTGAGGAACTAATAATAAGTTATGAGACATATAATCTTATCGAAAACCAAATTTCAGAGATGTTAAGTCAGCTGGAATTAGATGTACTCCAGGAGTATCTGGAGGGAAAATCATATCAGTCTATAGCTGATGCTCTGGACAAGCATGTCAAATCGGTTGACAATGCACTGCAGAGGGTTAAAAGGAAATTAGAAATGTTTTTAGAAAAACATAATATTTAA
- a CDS encoding FAD-dependent thymidylate synthase, giving the protein MNKAYVGDGKVELIAGGGKVYTDIAARFVRSERTLKEIIASDYSKELVKRIINSGHEAAVEFDFFIFGIEGYARVTEVQLVRKRLASYMIKSGRAEKSGRRSFDIVIPDNIEGFTAENLLPVNLFKLKDGSKLSEYLPAGNDEVILEYGSKDIFQLVEEWYNTGVDQGLPEEDLRYVKPQATEFKALIGMNAHALRDWFRIRCCKNAQREIRDLALKMLNLCKESAPDLFADAGPNCVRLGYCPENELQHEDCRGKIMTKNEALKLIKEKMAGN; this is encoded by the coding sequence ATGAATAAGGCTTATGTTGGTGATGGTAAGGTTGAGTTGATTGCTGGTGGTGGTAAAGTATATACGGATATAGCGGCCAGGTTTGTTCGTTCGGAAAGAACACTTAAGGAGATTATTGCTTCTGATTACTCGAAAGAACTTGTAAAAAGGATAATTAATAGTGGTCATGAAGCAGCAGTAGAATTTGACTTTTTTATCTTTGGAATAGAAGGCTATGCCCGTGTTACTGAGGTTCAGTTAGTCAGGAAGAGACTGGCATCATATATGATCAAATCTGGTCGGGCAGAGAAGTCGGGTAGAAGGTCATTTGATATTGTTATACCAGATAATATTGAGGGTTTTACAGCAGAAAATTTATTACCAGTAAATTTATTCAAATTAAAAGACGGCTCAAAGCTGTCAGAATATTTACCGGCTGGGAATGATGAAGTAATCCTTGAGTATGGTTCCAAAGATATTTTTCAACTAGTAGAAGAGTGGTATAATACTGGTGTGGATCAGGGGCTCCCTGAAGAAGATTTAAGATATGTTAAACCTCAGGCCACTGAATTTAAGGCTTTAATTGGTATGAATGCCCATGCCTTACGGGACTGGTTCAGGATTCGCTGTTGTAAAAATGCCCAAAGGGAGATAAGAGACCTTGCCTTAAAGATGTTGAATTTATGTAAAGAAAGTGCCCCTGACTTATTTGCTGATGCGGGGCCTAATTGTGTTAGACTGGGGTACTGTCCTGAAAATGAATTACAGCATGAAGACTGTAGGGGGAAGATTATGACTAAAAATGAGGCACTCAAATTAATAAAGGAAAAAATGGCAGGTAATTAA
- the rlmB gene encoding 23S rRNA (guanosine(2251)-2'-O)-methyltransferase RlmB — MAKIEGRNPVIEALKGNRKLDRILIKNDISGDKIDWIISQARRQGVIVERVSRNTLDKLALSHAHQGVIAIGETLTLVSVDDILKYAYQRDEQPFIIILDQIQDPHNFGSIIRTSYAAGAHGIIFQEKRAVGVTPVVAKSSAGAIEHIRLAEVTNINQTIDRLKEEGLWIAGADMQGQQAHYQADLKGKIGLVIGSEGQGLRRLTREKCDFLIKIPMLGELGSLNASVAAAIIIYEIVRQRA, encoded by the coding sequence TTGGCGAAAATAGAAGGTAGGAATCCTGTTATTGAAGCCTTAAAAGGGAACCGCAAATTGGACAGGATATTAATAAAAAACGATATTAGTGGTGATAAAATAGACTGGATTATTTCCCAGGCCCGCCGTCAGGGAGTTATAGTTGAGAGGGTTTCCAGGAATACACTTGATAAATTGGCTTTAAGCCATGCCCACCAGGGTGTGATTGCAATAGGTGAAACACTCACTCTAGTAAGTGTTGATGATATTTTAAAATATGCTTACCAGAGGGATGAACAGCCATTTATTATCATCCTGGATCAGATTCAGGACCCTCATAATTTTGGCTCTATTATCAGGACTTCTTATGCTGCTGGTGCACATGGTATTATTTTTCAGGAAAAGAGAGCAGTGGGAGTGACTCCGGTTGTTGCTAAGAGTTCTGCCGGGGCAATTGAACACATAAGACTGGCTGAAGTCACCAATATTAACCAGACAATAGACAGATTAAAAGAAGAGGGACTCTGGATAGCGGGGGCAGATATGCAAGGACAGCAGGCCCATTATCAGGCTGATTTGAAGGGGAAAATTGGCCTTGTTATAGGGAGTGAAGGACAGGGTCTAAGGCGTTTAACCAGGGAAAAATGTGATTTCTTGATAAAAATACCTATGCTGGGTGAACTAGGTTCACTGAATGCCTCTGTTGCAGCAGCGATAATAATCTATGAGATAGTTCGTCAGCGTGCTTGA
- the secE gene encoding preprotein translocase subunit SecE, producing the protein MAELGFFGKIARFFRNVKAELKKVNWPNRSELSSNTVVVVVTVLALIAFIGVVDLILTKSITPFIM; encoded by the coding sequence ATGGCTGAACTAGGTTTTTTTGGTAAAATAGCCAGATTTTTCCGCAATGTTAAAGCAGAACTTAAAAAAGTGAACTGGCCTAATCGCAGTGAATTGTCATCTAATACAGTAGTTGTTGTAGTTACTGTACTGGCTTTGATTGCCTTTATTGGGGTCGTTGATTTGATTTTAACTAAATCTATAACCCCGTTTATTATGTAA
- the rpmG gene encoding 50S ribosomal protein L33, with the protein MRDIITLECTECKNRNYTTTKNKQQHRDRLETKKYCKFCQEHTLHRETK; encoded by the coding sequence ATGAGAGATATAATTACCTTGGAATGTACTGAATGTAAAAACCGTAATTATACAACTACCAAAAACAAACAACAACATAGAGATCGTTTAGAGACCAAGAAGTATTGTAAGTTCTGTCAAGAACATACCCTTCATAGGGAGACCAAATAG
- the tuf gene encoding elongation factor Tu — translation MAKQKFERTKPHVNIGTIGHVDHGKTTLTAAITTVLSNFGGAEVRAFDTIDNAPEERERGITIATAHVEYETEARHYAHVDCPGHADYVKNMITGAAQMDGAILVVSAADGPMPQTREHILLARQVGVPNIVVFLNKADMVDDEELIELVEMEVRELLSEYDFPGDEIPVVVGSALKALENGDPEGEWGSKIIELMNEVDSYIEQPERETDKPFLMPVEDVFSITGRGTVATGRVERGALHPGDEVEVIGIKDTEKTVVTGVEMFRKLLDEAVAGDNIGALLRGVKREDIERGQVLAAPGSITPHTKFKAEVYVLSKEEGGRHTPFFNGYRPQFYFRTTDVTGIITLPEGVEMVMPGDNIEMVGELITPIAMEEGLRFAIREGGHTVGAGVVTDIIE, via the coding sequence ATGGCAAAGCAAAAGTTTGAAAGGACAAAACCACATGTAAATATCGGTACAATAGGTCATGTTGACCATGGTAAGACAACATTAACAGCAGCAATAACAACAGTACTGTCTAACTTTGGTGGAGCAGAGGTAAGGGCATTTGATACAATTGATAATGCACCAGAAGAAAGAGAAAGAGGAATCACCATAGCGACAGCACATGTTGAATATGAGACCGAAGCAAGGCATTATGCCCATGTTGACTGTCCAGGACATGCTGACTATGTAAAAAATATGATTACAGGTGCAGCCCAGATGGATGGAGCTATTCTGGTAGTATCTGCAGCAGATGGACCAATGCCCCAGACCAGAGAGCATATTCTGCTGGCTCGTCAGGTAGGAGTACCAAATATAGTAGTATTCTTAAACAAAGCAGATATGGTTGATGATGAAGAGTTAATAGAATTAGTAGAGATGGAAGTTAGAGAACTATTAAGTGAATATGACTTTCCAGGTGATGAGATACCAGTAGTAGTAGGTTCTGCCTTAAAGGCTCTGGAAAATGGAGACCCGGAAGGGGAATGGGGCTCCAAGATTATAGAGTTGATGAATGAGGTAGACAGCTATATTGAACAACCAGAAAGAGAAACAGACAAACCATTCCTGATGCCTGTTGAAGATGTCTTTAGTATAACTGGGCGTGGGACAGTAGCGACAGGTAGAGTGGAAAGAGGGGCCCTACATCCAGGAGATGAAGTAGAGGTAATAGGGATCAAAGATACAGAAAAGACAGTAGTGACAGGAGTAGAGATGTTCCGGAAACTGTTAGATGAAGCAGTAGCCGGGGATAATATAGGAGCCCTATTAAGGGGAGTAAAGAGGGAAGATATTGAACGGGGACAGGTATTAGCAGCCCCAGGAAGTATAACCCCGCATACAAAATTCAAGGCAGAGGTATATGTTTTATCAAAAGAAGAGGGAGGAAGGCACACCCCATTCTTTAATGGATACAGGCCACAGTTTTACTTCAGGACAACAGATGTTACTGGTATAATCACTCTACCAGAAGGAGTAGAAATGGTAATGCCTGGAGATAATATAGAGATGGTAGGTGAACTGATAACCCCGATTGCTATGGAAGAGGGTTTAAGGTTTGCTATCCGTGAAGGCGGCCATACAGTAGGTGCCGGTGTTGTAACCGATATTATTGAGTAA
- the nusG gene encoding transcription termination/antitermination protein NusG: protein MAEKNWYVVHTYSGHENKVKTNLEKRIETTGMEDRIFRILVPTEEKTERKKGKEKVVNKKIFPGYVLVEMIMSDDSWYVVRNTPGVTGFVSSGTKPLPLQPEEASRILKGMGMGDKRIASEFNEGDRVKVIDGPFEEFIGIVQEVHPQQGKAKVLVSMFGRETPLELEFSQMEKS, encoded by the coding sequence ATGGCAGAAAAGAATTGGTACGTGGTTCATACTTATTCAGGTCATGAGAATAAGGTAAAGACCAACCTGGAAAAGAGAATAGAGACGACTGGTATGGAGGATAGGATTTTTAGAATCCTGGTGCCGACTGAAGAAAAAACAGAACGCAAAAAAGGGAAAGAAAAGGTGGTTAACAAGAAAATCTTTCCGGGGTATGTACTGGTAGAGATGATAATGAGTGATGATTCATGGTATGTTGTAAGAAATACTCCCGGGGTTACTGGGTTTGTAAGTAGTGGGACTAAACCACTGCCATTACAACCGGAGGAAGCAAGCCGTATCCTTAAAGGTATGGGTATGGGTGATAAGAGAATCGCCTCTGAATTTAATGAGGGTGATAGAGTAAAGGTAATAGATGGTCCCTTTGAAGAATTTATTGGTATAGTCCAGGAGGTTCACCCTCAACAGGGAAAAGCTAAGGTGTTGGTTTCTATGTTTGGTAGGGAAACCCCTCTTGAATTAGAATTCTCGCAGATGGAAAAATCATAA